ACCCAGGGTGGCAGCTAGGGAGCCATCGGGCACGTCGAGTAAGCCCACCGCCTTGCCCCATGCGAGGACACGATTGTATTCAATGACAAGCTGAAGGCGGTATTGTTCGTACTCATGCGGCATGTCCACCAGCGCAGTGACGAACTTGAAGACCCCAATGGTATTGTCGAACACGTCCCATACCAGGGAGATGATCCCCGCTGCGATCTCCATCGTGGTGTGTGTTGCCCCTGACACTGACACGAACTGGTAGGTGGCAAGAAGACAACCTGACCGCGGAGTTCGAGGGAAACGAAACGAGTTCCAGCAGCGCAGGATGTTTTGATCAGGCAGGCACCAAGGTAGGCTAGGTTTGGAAAAAGAGCGGAAAGCGGCAAGACATGGGCATAGGCAAGGTCACTTGGAAAGCACGCCTCTTCCAATCTTTTTTTAACTAGGTAGCGCCCCATGTCATCCACCTCTCAGGCACTCGGGTTGTCAATCCATCGCCATCGAATTTTCAGCCATTGAATCGTCTTTACTTCTGAGCTACGCCCCCCGGCTCCTTGCTTCTTTGCATTCCCTTGACCCCTGAATCCTTGAAGCCTTGACTCTATTGCCGCTCTTGAAGACATGGTTCCTGGAGCCCCGAACGACATGGTCCCCTAGGAATCAAGAGGAACGAGATGTAGCACAACAAGACCCAGGTACCTGAAATACTAATACATTGGATGCTTACGCCAATCACTCGCCCTTCCACTTCCACTGGGCATGCCGATGGAGCAGATAATCCTTGCTCTGGATGCTCTTGTAGATGCCATAGAACCCTCCCAGCGGACGCACCTTCTTGAGCCAGTGCCGCTTCTtggctcccgccgcctcggggtcAACGTGCACCTTGTCCCACACGCTGggcagcgtcgtcgccctgtATTTCTCGCGCAGCGCATCGTACCAGCCACGCCCTCCGTACATGCCCCAGAATTCATCCTCGGGATAGTACGTGTGCGCGTACAGCCACTTCATCCCCCCAAGCTCGCGCACCTTGGCCTCCAGCTCGCGGTTCTTGGCCACGAACTCGGCGGGGTCGGACGGGCCCCAACCCCAGACGCCAACGTTGAGCATCATGTCTTCATCCTCGGGCATCTGCTTGTCCACGCCGTCCGGGACCGTCGTGAACGGGTGGAAAGtaggcggcgcccgcctccgcaGCGGACACAGCCACAGCGGCCAGATGCCCAGCGATGACGCGGTGTAGTCGACAAAACGCTCCGTCGTGGCGAACGGCATGGCCACGTCCTGCACCACAAACCTCGCGCTCTCGCCGGACCCGTGCAGCGCGCGGTACATCATGCGCGTGTGCAGAAAGTCGTCGAGGAACCATCGCGTGAAGCGATTGAAGGGCACAAAGCTGAAGTACTCAaacgcggccgccccgacccAGAATCCGCCGCGGTCGTAGCGGAAGAGGTACTCGGCCAGGGGCACGTAGTCGAccgcggtcgtcgccgaAGCCGTCTTGTCCCGCGCGTGCAGGTAGAACCACGGGTCCCAGGGGCCGCTGAACGTCTGCACCTtcgcgccggcctcctgcttctcctccggGGAGGGCCCGTCGTCGGTCAGCTCGCCCGTGACGACCACGCCGTGGTCCTTGGAGAAGAGGATGCCATCGACGTAATCGTTCTTGTCGTCGCGCACCGCGGAGCGGATCGcatccaccgcctcggccacgctgCGGGTGCGTTGATACCGCGTCCGCACGAACCGCCGCGCGGGCATCAACGacacctcgagcagcgtcgTCACGCCCAACGTGCccaccgccccggccgcgccgcggaACAAATCCCCCTGGGTAgcctcctgcgccgcgccgggacCGGACGGGTTCGcagcctccaccacctccccatccgccatcaccatctcGACCTTCCTGACCGTATCGTCGAAAAACCCGTGCCTGAAGCTGCTgctctcccccgccgtccccgcaAAGCCACCACCCGCGGTAATCCCGGGAAACTCCATCACAAcgggcgggacgaggccgtgcgGCAAGgtcgcctcgacgagccggtCCATGGGCACGTTGGGCTCAACCAGAGCGATGCGCCGTGATGGGTCGACGGACAGGACATTATTGAGGCCGGAGATGTCGACGGTCGGcaccgaggcggagggccgtggccgagtcGAGTTGGTGCTGCCGTGGTTGATGCGGTAGGGGAGGCCGCGCTGGTGGAGGGCGCGGATGGTGGAGGTTAGGGCGGACAGGGCGGCTTTGTGGCGCTCCATTCTCTAGTTTTATGACTTCTAAATGGTTTGAATTTTGTTTAGTATTTTTCTTTCCCCATTGGTTATTTTTATGGCATTTTGTCGTGATGGTGAGCATAAAGATGCCGTAGAGTGACAAAAAGGCCGTGACGTGAGATTTTAATGTGGGTCCTTCCCCGAGTTGCCGTGGCACACCCTGTTCCCCTGAGGCTTGGCACAACGAATAAACATCACCAAAGACAGCTCAGGGGTAACAAACGCTATATATCCATGACAACGTCACCATGTGGCACGGAGAGCATCTTGGTTAGGGAAATTTTCTTTCCTACTGAGCTGCAGAAAATCCATGTCTATCATCGCTAGGGCCTGGTAAGAATACCTTGTAACGCCTTTAACATCTAGTTACACATCATCCCCCGCTTATGCGcccccccgcgccccccccccccccccgttctcctcctccccttcttcctcctccccttcttcctcccccttcttcccgtTTCCTTACGCCAACACAATCCCCCAGATACTAATGTCCGGTGGAAACGGGCTGTACTTCAACGGGAAGCCCCGCTTCAACACCGCCACGCTCAtatcctcctccatctcccgCCTGGAGCGCGTCCCCAGATCCTCAGCGGTGAAATCCCTCTTGACGACGTCCGCCGACGGGGCCTGGATCAGGACCGCGCAGCTGTGAGGGATCTTGAATTTTAGGCGGTCCGGATCCGGGCGCTCCGCCGTGACCTTCGTGATGAAGGCTGCCATCGAGCCTACGCAGCGCCGCGATTGCTTGAGGTGGGGGAAGCGGATGGGGAAGCAACTCGGCATGGCCTGATACTCCTCGAGGGTCACGTCCACGCCGCACCACCTCAGCCGCTCCAACGCGAAGAAGCGGATCTCGTCCGCCACGCGCTCCTGGCCGTGGCAGATGTAGACGGGCGGGAAATCCTTCCACTGGCAGTCAAGGATGGGGGTCACGAGCGGGTGGAAGAGCCAGTGGTCGTCGCAGAGGGGGTGGGTGCGGGGTGGGTTGGTGGGCCACAGATGGCAAGGCGGACGCTGCTCCCCCTGGGCGATCTGGTGGTCCAGCGACGGGAAGTAGTCCCACTTGCCCGTTTCCTCGTCGTTCCACGAGGGAGACGAGCGGGTGATATCTACCCAAGGGGATATCATGGCCAGTCCGGCAGGCTTGAAGAGGTAGCAACGACGCTTGTTCCACTGAATTCTTGGCGGGAAGCTCTTGCCCCTGTTCATCTGGTGAAGAATTTTCATAAGGCCCAAGGCGAGATGGGCCcccgcgccatggccggccaGGACAACGTTCCAGGGTTCGACGGGGCTATGCAGGGCGCCGTCACACGGGTGCAAAAGGTAGAGATACGCACCAAAGGCGTCCATAAGGGCTGCTGGGAAGGGGTTCTCTGGGGCATGGCGGCATTCGATGGTGAGCACTCGCCCCCCGGTCCGTTGGGCCAAGTCGCGAGCCATGCGACGGCTTGCCGGCTCGCCTCCCCCGTAGtaggcgccgccgtggaagTAGAGAACTACGGTATCGCTCGTGACCTCTTCCATCATCTGGGCGTAGGACTGAGATGGCGAAAGCCCGTGCTGGAGCTTCGGCCCCTTGCAGAACCCTATCCACTCGCATTCCACCGGCGAAGGCTTCGGCATCTCCCAGTCGTCCCAACACGGTGCCATCCAGGAGCAGGCGGGAAGCTGCATGATGGCGAGCTTTAGGATCTTCAGGATTGCTGATTCCGCTGGCACGGGGATGGAGCAAGGACTGGTCCACATGTTATCCAGGAGCAAGCAACCCCTAAGTCCCTCCTGCTGAGCCTGAGTCATGGACCAAGTCAACGTAGAGTCCAGGGTCTCTCTCAAGGCAATCACGCCGAGCTCTGTCCACAGGTCAAGACAGCGGGACTGTTCCGAAAGCCTCAGCACGTGATGTATCGCGTGACGAGCCAGCTTGTACCCGTTTTGAATGAACCTCAGGGGCAGGGGCAGCCAGTCCACTTTGCGCcccggagcgggcgggagcGCCACGACCCGGGCCACCCCATTGTCGACTAAGACTCCGCACAGCAGAGCCCCAATAACAAACCCCGAGACGATCAGATCCAGGTGGGCCATGCTTGCCcacacggcggcggcgcaagcCACCAGAGCGCAGATGAGGCCGACGGACATGTTGGTGGTGGGATGGGGGGCGGAAGCTGAGGAGTGAGGGGTGAGGAGCGAGGGATGAGGGctggggggaggaagggggcgaGGGAGAAAAAGCCTAGAGGtaacggcggcggggtgaggGCCACAAGGTGAAGGCCGGGAGGTCAGGGCAGAGGGGTGGTAGCTGCGGGGGAAGGCCGGCGTGTTGTATCAGCTTCACAAGTACTGAGATATGTGTGTCGCGTGTATTCTGAGTAGTGGTCAATGCTTGTTCCGTCAGATGTGATCTCAGTAGTACTCCTATGATCTGTAGGGGTGTTGTTGATCTTTGATTGATCCTTGGTGAGAAAACGAGAAGGCCCTCGGAATGGGGGGAGACCGAGGGTTTATATACCTACCAAATTGGTCCAAGCTTCCGTCGGATGACTCTCCAACATTGGGTCACTCGTGACGGATTCTTCAAGATAATTTGTTAACGATGAATCACGAGCGAATGGATCCGTGGAATGGCTTCGTGGTGCTTGAGTCACCGCAAATATATACGACAGTTGCATCATTGACAACCTCGATGGATACCCGAAATAggaaaagaggaagagagtGGTGACGTGTTCCTGTTTTCTTTTGGAGTGAGAATGACAGAACTTGGTTTTCTTGTATAGATTGGGTTAAACAGAGTCAACTCACACCATGACTCGGTGGCCATGACCCCTTGTGATGAGTTGTTCCAAGGGATTCTTGGGCGGATGACGACCTGAGAGCTCAGTGGACCCACGGCGAGCAAGTCGCCATGCTGCAGACTCATATTGACTGGGAAGATGATACCACGGTGGGCAAGAATAGACGGGGGACCAAGCAAAGAAGTAAATGACACCGTTCTTCCATCAGGTTCAAGGGCAACAGAAGACACAACATGGAACATGGTCATACTTCAGCCTTTCCTGCGATATTGGTACGTACCTTGCCTCAACTAGCAGACAAGCATGTGAACAGCGAGGTGGACAGCTCTCCTTGAGGGAAAGACCGGGTGTCCAGATCGATTCTACGTACAATCATCCGAAACTAGCGTCCCCCTTGTCCATCCCCTCAAACGAGGGGTCGCAGTTGTAAGATCTTGGAACCGTCTCATGTACCAAACACCCCCTCGGTTCCCTATATCAATTGGGTGTGACGTGGACATGCGTATTCTGAAAGTTAACAGTCACTCCGTTCTATGGCCGGCCTCCTCTGGTCGTTACGGGCGTTCTCAACTATTTTCTAGCACGAGCACTCTTGAGCTCTTTCGATTATTTCTGCCCTTCATTCCCACGCCGTTCTATGTCACAAGCCCTCTTGTCAAGGACCACCGTCACATTCCGGAGCGTGTCCCGGCACCCTCCGCTATCTCGACTGCGCATCCGGATTACAGCTCGCGTCTCCACCCTTCCTCCCGGTCCTAGCTCCCCAATGACACCATTGCCGCCAGCAGCGATCGAGATCCTACTCTGGCCAGTTTGCGAGTTCACAATGCTATCTGGGGAACGTCCGTTCTTCGCTCTCGATGGCGCTGAAGTCCGGGGGTATTCTAGATTCTAGCCACACATGCACCACTCCGGCCCAATTATCTGCTGCACCATCATCTATCTCAACAGCCTCAACCCAGCTCCGCAAGGACAATCTTCCCGTAACCAGACCCTGGTCAaccccctcgcctccccccttctctcccgtCCTCCACTCCACCTCCCCGCTTCTTCGGCATCCCCCCTGCTTCCCTGGTCCATCGCTTGGTTAAAAAGGATGCTCTTTCTACATAAACTTCCAATTACGCGGGTTTAGCTCAGTTGGGAGAGCGTCAGACTGAAGTAAAACTTCGGGAACTCAATCTGAAGGTCGTGTGTTCGATCCACACAAACCGCACTCCGATATCTTTTTTCCCCATGCTTCTATGTAAGCCTTGCGCACGAAGGCGGCAGGCCGTTCTCCTGTCGGCGGTTGCTGAAACGCAAAAGCAGAAGCTGTTGGATTGATGGCCATTGACGGCTATGCATTGACTAGTATGCTTGGCAAAACACCTGCCCCAGCATCCTTCGCTGTGTCTTCTTTTTTATGGCCTTGTTTttacaaaaaaaaaaaaattcgCTTTATTTTTAttcttccttttcttctcCTTATCTATCATCTTTCTCGCATTTCTTAGGTGTGAGGTTGTCAACACGCTCGATTTTGAAATTGTGCGGTTTTTTTCTTGGCGTCGGTGGTCACTGTTCTGTGTACTATACTCTGAACATCTTTTGTCTCCGGACCatctcggcccggcccctTCGTCGGAACCTCGGAGCGGCCCCGCTTTTTCCATATCGGCTCCGATACCGCTTCAGTGGGGCCCGTTGCATATCTTTCAAAGAATCGGGCCTTTCTTTGGGCCGACGACAATGAACACCAACTCTCTGTCGCTCCGCCTAGTTACCAGCTgccgcgcctcgcccgcgcaCCCGGAATAGCCCCAATGGCAGCGACAGCGGATATGAACACGTCCCGGGCGACGGCTCCCGAACCCGGCCCTGcttcggccgcgccggcccagccgcagACATCCAGCATTGGCAGCAGCTACAGAGGCTTCGTGGCGGGAGTCTTTTCTGGCATTGCCAAGCAGACGGGTGAGttctcctccgccggggAAGACCCAGcacgagacggcggccggccaaaTCTAACTCGGTTCGCTCTCGCAAGTCGGCCATCCCTTCGACACCGTCAAGGTCCGCCTCCAAaccaccgcctcgacgcgcttCTCCGGCCCGCTCCAATGTCTCGCCCAAACCGTCCGCAACGAAGGTCTCCGCGGCCTCTACAAGGGTGCCACCCCGCCGCTGGTCGGCTGGATGTTCATGGACAGCATCATGCTCGGCTCGCTCAACGTGTACCGCCGGTTGCTGCACGACCACGTCTTTGCACCTCGCCGaaccgccctcccctcctcctcccctgtCCGAGAACACAGCGCAAACACCGCTGTCGACCTCCCCACctacggccacggcctcgccggcatcgccgccggcgcgacggTCAGCTTCGTCGCGGCGCCGGTCGAGCACATCAAGGCCCGTTTGCAGACACAATATGCTGCGCGGAAAGCGGATCGGCTGTACAGCGGACCGATTGACTGCCTGGCCAAGATTTATCGCACACATGGCGTGCGGGGCATTTACAAGGGCCTTCAGGCGACACTCATCTTCcggagcttcttcttcttttggtGGGGCAGTTACGACCTCTTTTCGCGGTTTATGCGGGAGCGGACGTCGCTGAGCGCGCCGGCAATCAATTTCTGGGCAGGCGGGCTTAGTGCGCAGGTGTTCTGGATCATGAGCTACCCCAGTGATGTGGTTAAGCAGAGGGTCATGACAGATCCGttgggcggcgcgctgggtgATGGGGAGAGGCGGTTCCCGAGGTGGAGAGATGCCGCGCGGGCGGTGTATCAGGAGCAAGGGTGGAAGGGGTATTGGAGAGGATTCGTGCCGTGTTTTCTCAGGGCGTTTCCCGCCAATGCTATGGCACTGGTGGCCTtcgaggcggcgatgcgaACCTTGCCGTAGAGGCCGGGCGGAGCAGATAGGCGTTGGGGTGTTTGGGGCGGTTGGACATTGTGTAAAGCAAGCAATATACCCGGGAAAGAGAGAGTTAGGGAAGTCCGTGTGGTTCGGCCAGAGGCCCGACGGCCGCAATGCGTGCCTGTGTCACTCTTATTGACCCATTCCCGCTATGCACAACCTGTCTAGCCATCCCTTTTTGGTGGTATCTCGCCAGATGATGGATCCCGATGAACGCCAACCCCAGCTTTCCGGCCCGTGGTTTTTGTCGTTtactcgtcgtcctcctcggcctcgtcgttgaCCACGTTGTAGAACTTGAGCTCATAGACACCCTTGGAggtggcgacgacgcggagcCAGTCGCGGAGCTGCATCTTCTTGAGGAACTTCTTGGTCCTGGTGGCGCGGCATCGTCAGCTCCTGACATCGTCCCAGGTCAAGGTGATAGGTGGCGAGGGGGTCCTACAGGTACTTGAGGTAGCGGCCCGAGAGGTCATTGTGGGCAATGATCTCGAtcttgccctcgccctgctggGAGATCTTGATGGTCTCGCCGAGGTTGCCGACACGGCCATCGACCTTGATCTTCTCGTTCAGGAACTTCTCGAAGGCCGAGACGTCGAAGATCTTGTCGCTGGCGGGCTGCGACGCGTTGATGATGAACTAGACGAGGGGAACCTCCGTGAGCACAAGGCGCTGGGCCA
The nucleotide sequence above comes from Remersonia thermophila strain ATCC 22073 chromosome 5, whole genome shotgun sequence. Encoded proteins:
- a CDS encoding 60S ribosomal protein eL22, which produces MAPIAKKSGARKGPKTTKKFIINASQPASDKIFDVSAFEKFLNEKIKVDGRVGNLGETIKISQQGEGKIEIIAHNDLSGRYLKYLTKKFLKKMQLRDWLRVVATSKGVYELKFYNVVNDEAEEDDE